A window of Triplophysa dalaica isolate WHDGS20190420 chromosome 7, ASM1584641v1, whole genome shotgun sequence contains these coding sequences:
- the snu13a gene encoding SNU13 homolog, small nuclear ribonucleoprotein a (U4/U6.U5): MAESDVNPKAYPLADATLSKTILDLVQQAANYKQLRKGANEATKTLNRGISEFIVMAADAEPLEIILHLPLLCEDKNVPYVFVRSKQALGRACGVSRPVIATSVTIKEGSQLKPQIQSVQMAIERLLV; encoded by the exons ATG GCTGAATCAGACGTGAATCCTAAAGCTTATCCTCTGGCTGATGCCACACTATCCAAAACCATATTGGACCTTGTGCAACAGGCAGCCAATTACAAACAATTGAGAAAAGGGGCCAATGAAG CCACCAAAACTCTGAACCGTGGAATCTCAGAGTTTATTGTGATGGCTGCAGATGCTGAACCTCTGGAGATCATCCTTCATCTGCCTCTGCTATGCGAGGACAAGAACGTCCCATACGTGTTTGTGCGCTCCAAGCAGGCCTTGGGTCGAGCGTGCGGGGTCTCCAGGCCTGTCATTGCCACATCTGTCACTATTAAGGAAGGTTCTCAGCTCAAGCCCCAGATTCAGTCTGTGCAGATGGCCATTGAGAGACTTCTCGTCTGA